A genome region from Hevea brasiliensis isolate MT/VB/25A 57/8 chromosome 9, ASM3005281v1, whole genome shotgun sequence includes the following:
- the LOC110664398 gene encoding uncharacterized protein LOC110664398, with translation MAGVIKKFFIASMFMWMAPIIILYGFNHDLIPGVSHLSPHSLTLLSGFVAVISVNIVIAFYIYMAMKEPSDKHEPDAKFVSEAKASVSQLTGKAEDSSQSLKKEE, from the exons ATGGCGGGAGTGATAAAGAAGTTCTTCATTGCTTCAATGTTTATGTGGATGGCTCCTATTATCATCCTGTATGGTTTTAACCATGACTTGATCCCTG GTGTAAGCCATTTATCTCCCCATTCCTTGACACTGCTGAGTGGGTTTGTTGCTGTTATATCAGTCAACATAGTTATTGCATTCTACATTTATATGGCAATGAAGGAACCTTCAGATAAGCATGAGCCAGATGCAAAATTTGTTTCTGAGGCCAAAGCTAGTGTTAGTCAGCTTACAGGTAAAGCAGAGGATTCTTCACAATCTCTGAAGAAAGAAGAGTAG